CATGAACCAGTTGGTGATGACCGAGATCACGACTTTGCCGCGCACGCTGGCCTCCCAGGTAAATCGTTGGGCCGCGACCAGGCCGGGCTCGATGATGCCGATCGGTGAATCGATCGGCACCGTGGCGACCGCGACCTCGTGGTTCGTGCGCTTTTGTTCATCGAGGTCGAAGCCCAATGCGTCCGCGATCATGTCGACGGATTCCAGAAAGCCGCCTCCCAACACGTCGAGCATCGGGCTCTTGGCTGCATCTTCCGGGGTCTTTCCAAAGCCCATGATCTCACCGACGACAAAAGGAGCATCGTAGCTTCGAATGTCGGAGAACTCTTCGGCGCGAATGTGGGTGATGTTGCGCGACAGTGCCGAAACCATGAGCGGAAAGCGCTCGGTGATACCGCCGGGGTGAATGCCGGTTCCATGGAGTGTTGCGCCGCCGGCGATGCAAGCGGCCTGAAGGTCAGCAACGTCTCGCTTGCCCGGATAGAAGTAACCAAGCGGGGTGACGACATTCTTGCCCGATTCGAGAATGCGAATGATCTCTTTTCGATTCGCCACAATCGGGCAGTACATGACGCAGTCCGCGTCGAGGGCCAGAAGCGCGTCTGCGTCATGGGTGGCGGTAATGCCGATGGGATCCATGTTGCAGAGTTCGCCAACGTCTTTGCCGACCTTGTCGTCGCTGTGTACCCAACAACCCACGAGTTCGAGTTCGGGGTGAGAGCGAATGCCTTCTATCGAGGCACGTCCCACTCCGCCGGTTGCCCACTGAATGACGCGATAGCCCATGCTGTTTCTCCCTCCATGCAATCATCGTAAGAATTCTTGGAGACACCGAGATTGGTCGACTCTGTTGAATCTGCGTGCGAATCGCGCCTAGAGATCGACCGGCGGCATCTCGACCTGGATCTGGGTGAGTCCACCGTTGACCCCGTAGATTTCGCCGGTGACATAGCTGGCCGCGGGTGAGGCCAGGAACAAGGCACAAGCAGCGATGTCCTCTACCTGTCCCAGACGCGCCATCGGCGTCTTGGCGAGCATCTGCTTCTCGAGGTCGTCGGTCATGAATCCTGCCAACGCCTCGGTGAGGATCGCGCCTACTGCGATTCCGTTCACCCGAATCTTCGGCGCGAAATCTTGCGCGAGGTTGCGGGTCAAGAAGGTGAGGGCTGCCTTGGCGGTCCCATAGGCGGCGAAGCCCCTGGCGTTGAAGCGTCCCGCTACCGACGAGATGTTGACAATCGCACCGCTGCCCGCTGTCTTCGCCATCAGGGGTACGGCCAGTCGGGTCATTGCAAGAGTAGTCGTGACGTTGAAGCGGAAGCAGGCGTCAAACTCGTCCTCGCTGGTATCGAGGGTGGGCTTGGGAGGCCAGCCCCCGGCGTTGTTCACGAGAATGTCGAGGCGACCGAATTCATCGATGGTGCGGTTCACGAGGTGTGCGCGCTGCGCCGGGTCGAGTACATCGCATTCAACCACCAATGCCCGTTGCCCCCGGGCGCGAATCTTCTCCGCGGTCTCTTCGAGTTGAGAGACCGTTCGGGCGGAAACCACGACGTCACAACCGGCATCCGCAAAGGCAATTGCCGTGCCGGCACCGATGCCGCGGCCAGAGCCCGTAACGATGGCGACTTTGTCGTCGAGTCGAAAGCGATCCAAAATACTGGGTTCTGAATTACTGGTCATGGGGGGTCCCTTGGGTTGTCGAAGCGCGCGATTCCGGTGCGCGCAGTCCAGTCCGAAATAGCTGGGTACGGAGCATTATTGATGGCACTAGAATAGGTGAGACCCGACCTGATATCGGCCCGCACGAGCATTCCCTACTCTTCCGCCATGGCGAATTGGTTCATCGGCTTGCCGATCCCCTCCGACCACTGGTTCCAGACCCTTCCCGATCCCCCTGCCTGCGTGCGGCCCTTCGCCGCCGAGGACCTTCACGCAACCGTTGCGTTCTTGGGACGCGTGGAGGCCGAGCAAGCGAGAGCCGCCTTCGAGCTGGCGCAGAACTGGCCCACCGGCCCCATCCCCGCCACCCTGGGAGATGTCCGGCCCATGGGCAACCCCCGCCGCGCCTCCGCTCTCAGCGCCATGATCCAGGCCGAACCCGGGCTGCTCGAAGACGCCATCGCCAGCGTGCGTGACGCCATGCTGGCGGCCGCCGGGGCGCCTCCGGACCAACGACCACCCCTGGCTCACGTCACCCTGGCGCGCATCGGCCGCAAGGCATCGAAGCAGGAACGCAAAAATGCGATCAGCTGGGCGGAGGGGCTGGACCTCGGACGCCCGGTGGTGAGAATCAATCGACTGGCCCTGTACACGTGGGCCCAGGATCGCAAGCACCAGTTGTTCGAGATCGTGGAGAGTATTGGGCTGGGGGAATGATGATTCACACGAAATTCGCGATCCGAATCTCTCGGTCGAGGTCCGTGGGATTCCTCTCATCGTCGGGATCGGATCGCCGGAGACGCTCACCTGTTGTACTGCTGCTTGGGGGTTGTTCTGGCGATCGGGGCCTGTCAGAGAAGCGGCCCCGAGCCGCCCGAGCGCATCATCCTGATCGTCATCGACACGCTGCGGCCGGACTTCCTCACCCCCTACGGAAGTGAGGTCCTGACCCCGACGATCGGACGCTTGGCTGCGGAGGGACAAGTCTTTCGCAACGCGGTCGCCTCCTACCATCAAACGACGATGTCGATGGCCGCGCTCTTCACCGGCCGAACACCGAGTCTCGAGAGCGGATCGCGAGAGAGGAGCCTCCCATGGAATGGGAATTCCTTCTGCGGAATGGCGCGATTTGCAAAGCCTCCTCACGACACGGCTTGTGTGCCCAGCGCGTTGGAAACCCTGGCCGAGAAGCTGCAGGCTGCTGGATACTGGACCATCGGTGTCGTCTCGAACCGCTTGCTCTTCGCACCTTATGGTTTCGAGCAGGGCTTCGATCAATGGGTCGAAGTGAGTGGGAACCAGCCGGTCGAAACCGAGGCCGCGAAACGCACCGGCGCTGGCACCCGACCCGCCGATTTCGTAAACCGCGCAGCCCTGAAAGCGCTGACCCGTCGCGAGCGGGACAAGTTCTTTCTATACCTGCATTACGTCGACGTACACGACTGGCAGCAGGGTGCGAAGGGCCAGCGACGTGACTACGGTCGGTCGGTGGAAGCCCTCGACCGGTCGCTCGGGAAATTGCTCGCAGAGCTCGAGCGACAGGGGCTGCTCGAGGACGCGACCATCATCTTCACATCGGATCACGGCGAGGCACTTG
This portion of the Myxococcales bacterium genome encodes:
- a CDS encoding dihydrodipicolinate reductase; protein product: MGYRVIQWATGGVGRASIEGIRSHPELELVGCWVHSDDKVGKDVGELCNMDPIGITATHDADALLALDADCVMYCPIVANRKEIIRILESGKNVVTPLGYFYPGKRDVADLQAACIAGGATLHGTGIHPGGITERFPLMVSALSRNITHIRAEEFSDIRSYDAPFVVGEIMGFGKTPEDAAKSPMLDVLGGGFLESVDMIADALGFDLDEQKRTNHEVAVATVPIDSPIGIIEPGLVAAQRFTWEASVRGKVVISVITNWFMGEEGLDPAWTFGPEGERFEVEVTGDPTSKVTFHGWHPESVEAGLKRNPGIVATAIHVVSAIPYVCQADPGIKTYLDLPLVAGRAAPEHRR
- a CDS encoding sulfatase yields the protein MGVVLAIGACQRSGPEPPERIILIVIDTLRPDFLTPYGSEVLTPTIGRLAAEGQVFRNAVASYHQTTMSMAALFTGRTPSLESGSRERSLPWNGNSFCGMARFAKPPHDTACVPSALETLAEKLQAAGYWTIGVVSNRLLFAPYGFEQGFDQWVEVSGNQPVETEAAKRTGAGTRPADFVNRAALKALTRRERDKFFLYLHYVDVHDWQQGAKGQRRDYGRSVEALDRSLGKLLAELERQGLLEDATIIFTSDHGEALGEKHALPGRPAHMGNPSFESVLRVPLIISPAHFDDSDRLVRSEDLLSLVMEMIGVPHEAASELRDQELLVTEAHYQTYRYGHWKSVWPRGSETLHLFDLESDPQELQDVAAEHPKVVQEHRDRITELSETLATRRQLAPQMSEEDRRRLRALGYLD
- a CDS encoding SDR family oxidoreductase — translated: MTSNSEPSILDRFRLDDKVAIVTGSGRGIGAGTAIAFADAGCDVVVSARTVSQLEETAEKIRARGQRALVVECDVLDPAQRAHLVNRTIDEFGRLDILVNNAGGWPPKPTLDTSEDEFDACFRFNVTTTLAMTRLAVPLMAKTAGSGAIVNISSVAGRFNARGFAAYGTAKAALTFLTRNLAQDFAPKIRVNGIAVGAILTEALAGFMTDDLEKQMLAKTPMARLGQVEDIAACALFLASPAASYVTGEIYGVNGGLTQIQVEMPPVDL